The Opitutales bacterium ASA1 genome window below encodes:
- a CDS encoding HAD family hydrolase, with protein sequence MAASSARITTIGFDADDTLWHNESIFEASHRSYCELLSRYHDAETVERTLFATEMRNLDLFGYGIKSHALSSVETAIELSGGQIRADEIRAILDSAKQMLAHPVELLEGAAEVVPALAADYRLVLITKGDLRDQERKLRKSGLEEHFAHVEILSEKDTAVYRRILSRHGVAPEQFLMVGNSLKSDILPALDLGCRAVYVPYRITWAAEHAEHPQGSEVDGRFFQIATLRELPALLASLASAPAG encoded by the coding sequence ATGGCCGCCTCTTCTGCACGCATCACGACCATCGGCTTCGATGCCGACGACACGCTCTGGCACAACGAATCCATCTTCGAGGCCAGCCACCGCAGCTACTGCGAACTGCTCTCCCGCTACCACGACGCCGAGACGGTCGAGCGCACGCTCTTCGCCACCGAGATGCGCAACCTCGATCTCTTCGGTTACGGCATCAAATCCCACGCCCTCTCCTCGGTCGAAACCGCGATCGAACTCAGCGGTGGTCAGATTCGCGCAGACGAGATCCGCGCCATCCTCGACTCCGCGAAACAGATGCTCGCGCACCCCGTCGAGTTGCTCGAGGGCGCGGCCGAGGTCGTCCCTGCGCTCGCCGCCGACTACCGCCTCGTGTTGATCACCAAGGGCGACCTGCGCGACCAAGAACGTAAGCTGCGCAAGAGCGGTCTCGAGGAGCACTTCGCCCACGTCGAGATCCTGTCCGAGAAGGACACCGCCGTCTACCGACGCATCCTCTCCCGACACGGCGTCGCTCCGGAACAGTTCCTCATGGTGGGTAACTCCCTGAAGTCGGACATCCTACCCGCCCTCGATCTCGGCTGTCGTGCCGTCTACGTGCCCTACCGCATCACATGGGCCGCCGAACACGCCGAGCACCCGCAGGGATCCGAGGTCGACGGACGCTTCTTCCAGATCGCTACGCTGCGCGAACTCCCGGCTCTGCTCGCTTCGCTCGCGTCCGCGCCCGCAGGTTGA
- the mtnA gene encoding S-methyl-5-thioribose-1-phosphate isomerase, with protein sequence MHIRGKPYRTIWMARDGRSVEIIDQTLLPHRFATKRLRTLEDAAHAIRAMLVRGAPLIGATAAFGLCLALRTRNTDTQLEHARATLLATRPTAVNLRWALDRMCAALRELQGDDRLDAAWLLASEIADEDVRTNEAIGTHGLALLRDTLARKKRGAHLDILTHCNAGWLATVDWGTALAPIYKAHDAGLPVHVWVDETRPRNQGASLTAWELASHGVPHTVVADNAGGHLMQRGEVDLCLVGTDRTTATGDVANKIGTYLKALAAHDNGVPFYVALPSPTIDWSITDGLRDIPIEERDPREVTHLRGAAASGRVVEVRLVPESSTAANPAFDVTPARLVTGLITERGICPASRKGLASLFPEYKKPR encoded by the coding sequence GTGCATATTCGAGGCAAGCCCTACCGCACCATCTGGATGGCTCGCGACGGACGCTCCGTCGAGATCATCGACCAGACGCTCCTCCCGCATCGCTTCGCCACCAAGCGTCTCCGCACCCTCGAAGACGCCGCCCACGCCATCCGCGCCATGCTCGTGCGCGGCGCGCCACTCATCGGTGCCACCGCCGCCTTCGGCCTCTGCCTCGCCCTCCGTACCCGCAACACCGATACGCAACTCGAGCACGCCCGCGCCACCCTCCTCGCCACCCGTCCCACCGCCGTCAACCTCCGCTGGGCGCTCGACCGCATGTGCGCCGCCCTGCGTGAACTCCAAGGCGACGACCGCCTCGACGCCGCCTGGCTCCTCGCCTCCGAGATCGCCGACGAGGACGTCCGCACCAACGAGGCCATCGGCACCCACGGCCTCGCCCTCCTGCGCGACACACTCGCCCGCAAGAAACGCGGCGCGCATCTCGACATCCTCACCCACTGCAACGCCGGTTGGCTCGCCACCGTGGATTGGGGCACTGCCCTCGCTCCGATCTACAAGGCGCACGACGCCGGCCTCCCCGTCCACGTCTGGGTCGACGAAACCCGGCCGCGCAATCAAGGCGCCTCGCTCACCGCCTGGGAACTCGCCAGCCACGGCGTCCCGCACACCGTCGTCGCCGACAACGCCGGCGGCCACCTCATGCAACGCGGCGAGGTCGACCTCTGCCTCGTCGGCACCGACCGCACCACCGCCACCGGCGACGTCGCCAACAAGATCGGCACCTACCTCAAGGCCCTCGCCGCGCACGACAACGGCGTCCCTTTCTACGTCGCCCTACCCTCGCCCACCATCGACTGGTCCATCACCGACGGTCTCCGCGACATCCCCATCGAAGAGCGCGACCCACGCGAAGTCACCCACCTGCGTGGTGCCGCCGCCTCAGGTCGCGTCGTCGAAGTCCGACTCGTGCCCGAATCCTCCACCGCCGCCAACCCCGCCTTCGACGTCACTCCCGCCCGCCTCGTCACCGGCCTGATCACCGAACGCGGCATCTGCCCAGCCTCCCGCAAAGGCCTCGCGTCGTTGTTTCCTGAATACAAGAAGCCCCGTTGA
- a CDS encoding PLP-dependent aminotransferase family protein yields MPPLPATSEATLYAALADWLQGRIASGALAPETRLPSIRRMSKQRGVSIATVVQAYRLLEDRGQIEARPQSGYYVRTSAAAARAGNAPVPRMPPAAPQPREVEISSLMSRVMAEARDPSLVPLGAGCPSGELYPHDKLARFLAAAARQDSIGLTHYRIAYTAPELAAQLARRALLDGYSLEPSEIIATNGCIEALQIALRTVTRPGDVVVVESPTYFTFLEILESLGLRTIEVPAHPVDGVSLEALEMALEQHPVKAFLLVANAQNPLGCTLTDEKKRRIAELCADFGVVIIEDEINADLHFGESRPKPIRALAVGGDIVTCGSFSKTLAPGLRVGWIAGGRLTEKLRNTRSICSMSSPAVIQQGVAAFLASGGYDHHLRTIRRVYAGQLQRMSGAVLEHFPEGVRLSRPAGGFFLWVEMPAGVDAIRLHDDALAASISTAPGPAFSARARFKSCLRLNCAVAWSPRVEHAVATLGRLAREQLQRPSPP; encoded by the coding sequence GTGCCTCCGCTTCCCGCCACCTCCGAAGCCACGCTCTACGCTGCTCTCGCCGATTGGCTGCAAGGCCGAATCGCGAGCGGCGCGCTCGCTCCCGAAACGCGCCTGCCCTCCATCCGGCGTATGAGCAAACAGCGCGGCGTGAGCATCGCGACCGTCGTGCAGGCCTACCGTCTCCTCGAGGACCGCGGCCAGATCGAAGCCCGCCCGCAATCCGGCTATTACGTGCGCACGAGCGCTGCCGCCGCTCGCGCCGGCAATGCACCTGTTCCGCGCATGCCTCCGGCGGCACCGCAACCACGCGAGGTCGAAATCAGTTCGCTGATGAGCCGCGTCATGGCCGAGGCGCGCGACCCTTCGCTCGTCCCGCTCGGCGCGGGCTGTCCCAGCGGCGAACTCTACCCGCACGACAAGCTCGCGCGCTTCCTCGCCGCAGCCGCCCGGCAGGACTCCATCGGCCTCACTCACTACCGTATCGCCTACACCGCCCCGGAACTCGCCGCCCAGCTCGCGCGCCGGGCGCTGCTCGACGGCTATTCGCTCGAGCCATCCGAGATCATCGCCACCAACGGCTGCATCGAGGCCCTGCAGATCGCACTGCGCACCGTCACGCGACCGGGAGATGTGGTCGTGGTCGAGTCGCCGACCTACTTCACGTTTCTCGAGATCCTCGAGAGCCTCGGCCTGCGCACGATCGAAGTGCCCGCGCACCCCGTCGACGGCGTCTCGCTCGAAGCGCTGGAGATGGCCCTCGAACAGCACCCGGTGAAGGCGTTCCTCCTCGTCGCCAACGCCCAAAACCCGCTCGGTTGCACACTGACCGACGAGAAGAAGCGTCGCATCGCCGAACTCTGCGCCGACTTCGGCGTCGTGATCATCGAGGACGAGATCAACGCCGACCTCCACTTCGGCGAGAGCCGCCCCAAGCCGATCCGCGCCCTCGCGGTCGGAGGCGACATCGTCACCTGCGGCTCGTTCAGCAAGACGCTCGCACCCGGCCTGCGCGTCGGCTGGATCGCCGGCGGCAGACTCACCGAGAAACTGCGCAACACCCGCTCGATCTGCTCGATGTCGAGCCCCGCCGTGATCCAGCAGGGTGTCGCCGCGTTTCTCGCCTCCGGCGGTTACGACCATCACCTGCGCACGATCCGTCGAGTCTACGCCGGGCAACTGCAGCGCATGAGCGGCGCCGTGCTCGAGCACTTCCCCGAAGGCGTGCGCCTCAGCCGGCCCGCCGGAGGATTCTTCCTCTGGGTGGAAATGCCAGCCGGGGTCGACGCCATCCGTCTGCACGACGACGCTCTCGCCGCCTCCATCTCCACCGCCCCCGGCCCCGCGTTCTCCGCCCGCGCCCGCTTCAAGAGCTGTCTGCGCCTCAATTGCGCGGTCGCGTGGTCGCCACGCGTGGAGCACGCCGTCGCCACGCTCGGCCGCCTCGCCCGCGAGCAACTCCAGAGACCCTCGCCGCCATGA
- the gyaR gene encoding glyoxylate reductase encodes MKPRVYLTRRLPDAVMERLAAQTDLAFHDGAAPVAPEELHAALKDREALIPTVSDRIDAAVLAHAPVLRVIANFGVGYNNIDVAAATKRGIQVTNTPDVLTAATADVAFGLLLATARRFGEGERMVREGRWHGWDPLQLLGADIAGATLGLIGFGRIGQAVAHRARAFDMRVLYWNRTRLEPGIELELGVDYRERDELLAESDFVSLHVAYTPETHHLIDASALARMKPSAILVNTARGSIVDEAALVEALKSGRISAAGLDVFEREPHIHAGLYPLSNCVLLPHLGSATIGTRTRMGMLALDNLLAACAGKRPPNLVNPDALAAAPHR; translated from the coding sequence ATGAAGCCGCGCGTCTACCTCACTCGCCGTCTCCCCGATGCCGTCATGGAACGTCTCGCGGCCCAAACCGATCTCGCCTTCCACGACGGCGCCGCACCGGTCGCACCGGAGGAGTTGCACGCCGCGCTGAAGGACCGCGAAGCGCTCATCCCGACGGTGAGCGACCGCATCGACGCCGCCGTCCTCGCCCACGCGCCGGTCCTGCGCGTGATCGCGAACTTCGGCGTCGGCTACAACAACATCGACGTCGCCGCCGCCACCAAACGCGGTATCCAGGTCACCAATACGCCGGACGTCCTGACCGCCGCCACGGCCGACGTGGCCTTCGGCCTGCTGCTCGCCACCGCCCGCCGCTTCGGCGAGGGCGAGCGCATGGTGCGCGAAGGCCGCTGGCACGGCTGGGATCCGCTCCAACTCCTCGGAGCGGACATCGCCGGTGCGACGCTCGGCCTGATCGGTTTCGGCCGCATCGGGCAGGCCGTGGCCCATCGCGCGCGGGCCTTCGACATGCGCGTGCTCTACTGGAACCGCACCCGCCTCGAACCCGGCATCGAACTCGAACTCGGCGTCGACTACCGCGAACGCGACGAACTCCTCGCCGAGTCCGACTTCGTCTCGCTCCACGTCGCCTACACCCCCGAGACGCACCACCTGATCGACGCCTCGGCGCTCGCCCGCATGAAGCCGTCTGCGATCCTCGTGAACACCGCTCGCGGCTCGATCGTGGACGAAGCCGCCCTCGTCGAGGCCCTGAAATCCGGACGCATCTCCGCCGCCGGCCTCGACGTGTTCGAGCGCGAGCCGCACATCCACGCGGGCTTGTATCCACTTTCCAACTGCGTGCTCCTTCCGCACCTCGGCAGCGCGACGATCGGCACCCGCACCCGCATGGGCATGCTCGCGCTCGACAACCTCCTCGCCGCCTGCGCCGGCAAGCGTCCGCCCAATCTCGTCAACCCAGACGCACTCGCCGCCGCGCCACACCGTTGA
- a CDS encoding polyphosphate kinase 2 family protein, protein MKLPYNLDDFRAAPGRTVDLAKWSTKVAPLYESKKHYKKLLEEQREELSALQQVLYAHDRWSLLLIFQGMDTAGKDGAIRHVMSGVNPQGCQVFSFKQPSSEELDHDFLWRTNKRLPERGRIGIFNRSYYEEVLVARVVPGVLARQKVPAELVRAKKIWRERYRDIVASEDYLHRNGTRIVKFFLHLSKEEQRQRFLARIDDPDKNWKLSPADIEMRALWDDYQAAYAECIQETTTKRAPWYVVPADDKQNARLIIAQVIADTMRSLKMGYPEATDAHRAELQAIRAKLLAEEEGEGSKK, encoded by the coding sequence ATGAAACTACCCTACAACCTCGACGACTTCCGTGCCGCACCCGGCCGCACGGTCGATCTCGCGAAGTGGTCCACCAAGGTCGCTCCGCTCTACGAATCGAAGAAGCACTACAAGAAGCTCCTCGAAGAACAGCGCGAGGAGTTGAGTGCGCTGCAACAGGTGCTCTACGCGCACGACCGTTGGTCGTTGCTCTTGATCTTCCAAGGCATGGACACGGCGGGCAAGGACGGTGCCATCCGGCACGTCATGTCGGGCGTCAATCCGCAGGGCTGCCAGGTGTTCAGCTTCAAGCAGCCGAGCAGCGAGGAGCTCGACCACGACTTCCTGTGGCGAACCAACAAACGCCTGCCCGAGCGCGGGCGGATCGGCATCTTCAACCGTTCCTACTACGAGGAGGTGCTCGTGGCCCGCGTCGTACCGGGCGTGCTGGCGCGACAGAAGGTGCCCGCGGAGCTCGTGCGTGCGAAAAAGATCTGGCGCGAACGCTACCGCGACATCGTGGCATCGGAAGACTACTTGCACCGCAACGGCACGCGCATCGTGAAGTTCTTCCTGCATCTCTCGAAGGAAGAGCAGCGGCAGCGCTTCCTCGCGCGGATCGACGATCCCGACAAGAACTGGAAACTGAGCCCCGCCGACATCGAGATGCGGGCACTGTGGGACGACTACCAGGCCGCCTACGCCGAGTGTATCCAGGAAACGACGACGAAGCGGGCGCCGTGGTACGTGGTGCCGGCGGACGACAAGCAGAACGCCCGACTGATCATCGCACAGGTCATCGCCGACACCATGCGGTCGTTGAAGATGGGTTATCCCGAGGCGACCGATGCGCACCGGGCCGAGTTGCAGGCGATACGGGCGAAGCTGCTGGCGGAGGAGGAGGGAGAGGGAAGTAAGAAGTAG
- a CDS encoding DJ-1/PfpI family protein, whose protein sequence is MTTPARTRTLALLIFPEVEVLDFAGPFEVFSVAGEVAGATLFDIRLVAPTPGIVHATGGLPVQVTHSLADVASADVLLVPGGAGARRLPEEPVTMEWIRTVSARAELVLSVCTGAFALAAAGVLDGVPCTTHWQFIERLRAGRPGLEVRERVRFVDTGRIVTAAGISAGIDMALHVVGRLHGPELAHATARAMEYDWEPQTAA, encoded by the coding sequence ATGACCACGCCCGCCCGCACCCGCACACTCGCCCTCCTGATCTTTCCCGAGGTCGAAGTCCTCGACTTCGCCGGACCGTTCGAGGTCTTCTCCGTGGCCGGCGAGGTCGCTGGTGCGACCCTGTTCGACATCCGCCTCGTCGCGCCCACACCGGGGATCGTACATGCCACCGGCGGTCTACCCGTGCAGGTGACGCACTCCCTCGCCGACGTCGCTTCCGCCGACGTGTTGCTCGTGCCCGGCGGTGCCGGAGCCCGACGATTGCCCGAGGAGCCCGTCACCATGGAATGGATACGCACCGTCTCCGCTCGGGCTGAGCTCGTCCTCTCGGTCTGTACCGGCGCTTTCGCGCTCGCCGCGGCCGGCGTGCTCGACGGCGTACCGTGCACGACGCACTGGCAGTTCATCGAACGCCTCCGCGCCGGCCGGCCCGGCCTCGAAGTGCGCGAGCGTGTCCGCTTCGTGGATACGGGACGGATCGTCACGGCCGCCGGGATCTCGGCCGGAATCGACATGGCGCTGCACGTCGTGGGACGGCTGCACGGTCCGGAACTCGCCCACGCCACGGCTCGCGCGATGGAATACGACTGGGAGCCGCAGACCGCGGCATGA
- the yedA gene encoding drug/metabolite exporter YedA, protein MNPTAETRDAPSPWRVVLAFATIYLVWGTTYFVVGEVVHAWPPLLMSSARFLVAGTLLYAWRRTHGAPAPTRENWIAAAWVSVLLLLCGYGVTAWAQKSVPSGLTALIVSMTPLVMVAIEWLRPGGRRPAALVMVGLGMGLAGMLLLVGPTRLDVGDEGVPLFPTLACAFASLCWATGSVLGRQARQSRDALLSASMQMLLGCVWLGIAGLLVGELDAVREAPFTTELFGGWLYLTVAGSLGAYTAYIYLLEVSTPARVSTYAYVNPAVAVFVGWLLGGEVVTSRMGLAGALLLGGVMLITLRRPRK, encoded by the coding sequence ATGAACCCGACCGCAGAGACCCGCGACGCACCGTCGCCCTGGCGCGTGGTGCTGGCGTTCGCCACGATCTACCTCGTGTGGGGCACGACCTACTTCGTCGTCGGCGAAGTGGTGCACGCATGGCCGCCGCTGCTCATGAGTTCGGCCCGTTTCCTCGTCGCAGGGACGCTGCTCTACGCGTGGCGTCGCACGCACGGCGCGCCCGCGCCGACGCGCGAGAACTGGATCGCCGCCGCGTGGGTGAGCGTCCTGTTGTTGCTTTGTGGGTACGGGGTGACGGCATGGGCCCAGAAGAGCGTGCCCTCGGGCCTCACGGCGTTGATCGTCTCGATGACCCCGCTGGTCATGGTCGCGATCGAGTGGCTGCGCCCCGGCGGACGCCGCCCGGCCGCCCTCGTCATGGTCGGCCTCGGCATGGGTCTGGCGGGCATGTTGTTGCTCGTCGGACCAACGCGGCTCGACGTCGGGGACGAAGGCGTGCCGCTGTTTCCGACGCTCGCCTGCGCGTTCGCCTCCTTGTGCTGGGCGACCGGCTCCGTGCTCGGACGACAGGCACGACAGAGTCGCGACGCGTTGCTGTCCGCTTCCATGCAAATGCTGCTCGGTTGCGTGTGGTTGGGCATCGCCGGATTGCTCGTGGGCGAACTCGATGCGGTCCGCGAGGCACCGTTCACCACGGAGCTGTTCGGCGGCTGGCTCTACCTCACCGTAGCCGGGTCGCTCGGCGCCTACACCGCCTACATCTACCTGCTCGAAGTCAGCACTCCCGCACGCGTCTCCACCTACGCCTACGTCAACCCCGCCGTCGCCGTCTTCGTCGGCTGGCTCCTCGGCGGCGAGGTCGTGACCTCGCGCATGGGACTCGCCGGCGCACTCCTGCTCGGCGGCGTCATGCTCATCACCCTCCGCCGCCCGAGGAAATGA